The Lepidochelys kempii isolate rLepKem1 chromosome 5, rLepKem1.hap2, whole genome shotgun sequence genome window below encodes:
- the FAM221B gene encoding protein FAM221B isoform X4 — protein MEGEESSMEGKGGWSPPPAEEPLDPSPPPGQEPSDPSPPPGQEPSDPSPLPADEPSDPSPPPGQEPSDPSPPPGQEPSGPSHEEPAGAGVEADEEEDQEEVEVTDIHTQTKHKPLGGTKKKAAKTAVVGYSVRPIVPARRAELVAVAKAMHREQFGREVQELFHLEREAALKAMQTGLYIGWRCPEYLWDCFRVGELSKCFCGHLLREHQVYVETRARMPCIVPSCKCQSFIFIPSRPEDVGEFWLRRRAGFDPSTWQATCRCQHGHEEHAPSARRACRAAGCWCVCFESNFLCAACDRRWEEHKTFFETAETRRKGGRPFGLRSPAKQSGKKA, from the exons ATGGAGGGCGAGGAGTCCAGCATGGAGGGCAAGGGGGGCTGGTCGCCCCCACCGGCCGAGGAGCCCTTGGATCCGTCCCCCCCGCCAGGCCAGGAGCCCTCGGATCCGTCCCCCCCGCCAGGCCAGGAGCCCTCGGATCCGTCCCCCCTGCCGGCCGACGAGCCCTCGGATCCGTCCCCCCCGCCAGGCCAGGAGCCCTCGGATCCGTCCCCCCCGCCAGGCCAGGAGCCCTCGGGCCCGTCCCACGAGGagccggctggggctggggtggaggccGACGAGGAGGAGGACCAGGAGGAGGTGGAAGTGACCGACATCCACACCCAGACGAAGCACAAGCCCCTGGGGGGCACGAAGAAGAAAGCAGCGAAGACAGCGGTTGTGG GCTATTCGGTGCGGCCCATCGTCCCGGCCAGGAGGGCCGAGCTGGTGGCGGTGGCCAAGGCCATGCACCGGGAGCAGTTCGGCAGGGAGGTGCAGGAGCTGTTCCACCTGGAGAGGGAGGCGGCCCTCAAGGCCATGCAGACAG GTCTCTACATCGGCTGGCGCTGCCCCGAGTATCTGTGGGACTGCTTCCGCGTGGGTGAGCTCTCCAAGTGCTTCTGCGGGCACCTCCTGCGGGAGCACCAGGTCTATGTCG AGACGCGGGCGCGGATGCCCTGCATCGTGCCCAGCTGCAAATGCCAGAGCTTCATCTTCATCCCCTCCCGGCCCGAGGACGTGGGCGAGTTCTGGCTGAGGAGGAGAGCTGGCTTCGACCCCTCCACCTGGCAGGCCACGTGCCGCTGCCAGCACGGCCACGAGGAGCACGCGCCCAGCGCCCGCCGCGCCTGTCGAGCCGCAG GCTGTTGGTGCGTCTGCTTTGAGTCCAACTTCCTGTGTGCGGCCTGCGACCGGCGCTGGGAGGAGCACAAGACTTTCTTCGAGACGGCCGAGACTCGGAGAAAAGGGGGCCGGCCCTTTG